TCGCGATCGTGGTGCTCATCGGGCTCGCGTCGGCGTACGGCAGGGCGGTGCTCGCCGCCGCTCCGGCTGTGGATCGCCGCGGCCGCCACGCCCGCTAGCGCTCTACGCTGCGCGACGACGTTTTCGAGCAGGCGGCCGCCGCTGCTAGCCTGGTCGGCGCTCGACGCAGAGCAACCTCCTGCTACGACGCCGGTTTCCGGCGCGGTAGCCGCCTTGCCACCACCCGGGTGGCGAGCTTTGAGTCCAGAGGAGGTGGGTTGCCCGCATGCGTCATTACGAACTGATGGTCATTCTCGACCCTGATCTCGAGGAGCGCACCGTTGCGCCGTCCCTCGAGCAGTTTCTGAACGTCATCAAGCAGGCCGGTGGCACCGTCGACAAGGTCGACGTGTGGGGCCGTCGCCGGCTGTCCTTCGAGATCGCGCACAAGGTCGAGGGCATCTACGCCGTACTCGACGTCACGGCCGAGCCGGCCGCGGTCAAGGAGCTGGACCGTCAGCTCAAC
The sequence above is a segment of the Mycobacteriales bacterium genome. Coding sequences within it:
- the rpsF gene encoding 30S ribosomal protein S6, translating into MRHYELMVILDPDLEERTVAPSLEQFLNVIKQAGGTVDKVDVWGRRRLSFEIAHKVEGIYAVLDVTAEPAAVKELDRQLNLNEAVLRTKVLRPDMR